One Pontibacillus yanchengensis DNA window includes the following coding sequences:
- a CDS encoding response regulator transcription factor produces MMYKVITVDDEKLIKRSIHALILKNQTGFELVGEAIDGEDALQLCTDLSPDLVITDIRMPKMNGLSFIQKVKEMNNHTQFIVVSGYDEFEYAQTALRFGVVDFLLKPIKPDQFLASLQKVYHHLETKDKASKERSEWLWNVKVFAEELVSHIWLLEEQHVRTKMEEIHQQLLNKQVEEQTMKRLYTDLITYMKGELKNQTERMSDLPCIDERSLPDKEKNMKDFMVNLCESIINTVKEKRKYGHRKNILTVVSYIEEHFTKENVSLQEVANLVDMSPSYFSMEFKQEMGISFKQFITKKRIEKAKDLLHNPIYKTYEIAEAIGYGDYPHFTKTFKKCTGLTPTQYRKRIGL; encoded by the coding sequence ATGATGTATAAGGTTATTACAGTTGATGATGAAAAGCTTATTAAACGTAGCATCCATGCACTAATTCTTAAGAACCAAACAGGATTTGAATTAGTTGGCGAAGCAATTGATGGTGAAGATGCCCTTCAACTATGTACAGACCTATCTCCCGATCTTGTCATAACAGACATTCGTATGCCTAAAATGAATGGACTTTCTTTTATTCAAAAGGTTAAAGAAATGAATAATCACACCCAATTTATCGTTGTTTCTGGCTATGATGAATTTGAATATGCACAAACGGCCCTCCGCTTTGGGGTAGTTGATTTTCTTTTAAAACCGATTAAACCGGACCAATTTTTAGCGTCATTACAAAAGGTTTATCACCATCTTGAAACAAAAGATAAAGCTTCAAAAGAACGAAGTGAATGGCTCTGGAACGTAAAAGTATTTGCTGAAGAACTCGTTAGTCATATATGGTTATTAGAAGAGCAACATGTACGTACTAAAATGGAAGAGATTCACCAGCAACTATTGAACAAACAAGTAGAAGAGCAAACGATGAAGCGGCTATATACGGATTTAATAACGTATATGAAAGGTGAATTAAAAAATCAAACTGAACGGATGAGTGACCTCCCCTGTATAGATGAGAGATCATTACCTGATAAAGAGAAGAATATGAAAGATTTTATGGTGAACCTTTGTGAATCAATCATCAATACGGTAAAAGAAAAGAGGAAATATGGTCATAGAAAAAACATTTTAACTGTGGTTTCGTACATTGAAGAACACTTCACTAAAGAAAATGTATCCTTGCAAGAAGTTGCGAATCTAGTAGATATGTCTCCCTCCTACTTCAGTATGGAGTTTAAACAAGAAATGGGAATAAGTTTCAAACAGTTCATCACGAAGAAGCGAATAGAGAAAGCAAAAGACCTGCTGCATAATCCTATTTATAAGACGTATGAGATCGCAGAAGCTATTGGATATGGAGATTATCCCCATTTTACGAAAACCTTTAAAAAATGCACAGGCTTAACACCAACACAATATCGCAAACGAATTGGATTGTAG
- a CDS encoding sensor histidine kinase — translation MYIPFTKRTSIKSKLFFVILFFVCAPLILFGYFWYEKTTSSLEQNAIQYSQHLLNQTNQYLNFYLEDLKKATAPFQTNLQVKQYVDLQPQPKDKFTTFQLSKQIQEEAFASILNGRSDIFGISLINKNVMQVNNYSQVNTFLDMDEIRNRNIELWKKVDSFDTYEVLDVEKIQHTSVIPIVRKLYDKTTYETTGLLIIHLQLNQLAKIINEVTLSHFNNVWIVNEHHKIMYHSNEELLGTTSISHSFQSNISVQRENKENTLLVHEEFPNTELKWGLIASVPMDRIMGNLIKLRNSTIWVGLILIGAALFFVGGFSFSLTYSLENLQKLMKSAESGNLNLERKKPFPLYQNDEVSDLYESFYTMTTELDRLIEQVHLAKLKEKELELRTRESELQAMQSQINPHFLYNTLEIINSYAIIENQPTISNMTTSLADMFRYNVSNTKKVVTLQEEMAQIKSYLQIQQERFEKLRVIYDLNDSDLQDVITARLTLQPILENAFIHGYEEHQLAPEFIGIYGKKTTYYYQVFVVDLGKGMSPDTIETYNYAFTHNVDPPEPQKSTKRIGLMNVHKRLCTQFGFPYGLSIQKSDETGTVIEVRLPFAVEKQMKEA, via the coding sequence ATGTATATTCCATTTACTAAACGTACGTCCATTAAGTCCAAGCTATTTTTTGTCATCCTTTTTTTCGTATGTGCTCCCCTTATTCTATTCGGTTATTTTTGGTATGAAAAAACCACATCTTCCCTTGAACAAAATGCTATTCAATATAGTCAACACCTATTAAACCAAACCAATCAATATCTAAATTTCTATTTAGAAGACCTTAAAAAGGCTACTGCCCCCTTCCAGACTAATCTACAAGTTAAACAATATGTAGATTTACAGCCTCAACCTAAAGACAAATTCACGACTTTTCAACTCTCTAAACAAATACAGGAAGAAGCTTTTGCATCTATTCTTAATGGTCGTTCGGATATATTTGGTATATCACTCATTAATAAAAATGTCATGCAAGTAAACAATTACAGCCAAGTAAACACATTTTTGGATATGGATGAGATTCGCAACAGAAATATCGAGCTATGGAAGAAAGTAGATTCGTTCGATACCTATGAAGTGTTAGATGTAGAAAAGATACAACATACTTCTGTAATACCAATAGTTAGGAAGCTGTATGATAAAACAACCTATGAGACAACTGGATTACTAATCATTCATTTGCAGTTAAACCAACTAGCTAAAATTATCAATGAGGTAACCCTTAGCCATTTTAATAATGTCTGGATAGTTAATGAACACCACAAGATTATGTATCATTCTAATGAAGAGTTGTTAGGCACAACATCCATATCTCACTCCTTCCAATCAAACATTTCTGTTCAAAGAGAAAATAAAGAAAATACGTTATTAGTTCATGAGGAATTTCCAAATACTGAATTAAAATGGGGACTCATCGCCAGTGTACCGATGGACAGGATTATGGGTAACCTAATTAAACTGCGTAATTCTACGATATGGGTAGGATTAATCCTAATTGGTGCAGCCCTATTTTTTGTAGGTGGCTTCTCTTTTTCGTTAACGTATTCATTAGAGAATCTACAAAAGTTAATGAAAAGTGCTGAATCTGGCAATCTAAATCTCGAACGAAAGAAACCATTTCCTCTTTATCAAAATGATGAAGTGAGCGATCTTTATGAAAGCTTTTATACCATGACTACAGAACTTGATCGATTGATAGAACAAGTTCATCTTGCAAAACTTAAAGAAAAGGAATTGGAATTAAGAACCCGTGAATCGGAATTGCAAGCTATGCAATCACAAATCAATCCTCACTTTTTATACAACACCTTAGAAATTATTAACTCCTATGCGATTATTGAGAATCAACCAACCATTAGTAACATGACAACCTCTCTTGCAGATATGTTCCGATATAATGTAAGTAATACAAAAAAAGTGGTAACCCTCCAAGAAGAAATGGCACAAATTAAATCCTATTTACAAATACAACAAGAACGGTTCGAAAAGCTTCGTGTCATTTATGATCTAAATGATTCTGACTTACAAGATGTTATAACTGCTCGATTAACCCTTCAACCTATTCTAGAAAATGCGTTCATTCATGGTTATGAAGAGCATCAATTAGCCCCTGAATTTATTGGCATCTATGGGAAGAAAACGACTTATTATTATCAAGTGTTCGTTGTTGATTTAGGAAAAGGCATGTCACCAGATACGATCGAAACATACAACTATGCGTTCACTCATAATGTTGATCCACCTGAACCCCAAAAATCTACCAAGCGTATAGGGTTAATGAATGTTCACAAACGTTTGTGCACTCAATTCGGGTTTCCTTATGGTTTATCTATACAAAAGTCTGATGAGACAGGCACCGTCATAGAAGTACGTTTACCCTTTGCAGTGGAAAAGCAAATGAAGGAGGCATAG
- a CDS encoding ABC transporter substrate-binding protein codes for MSKVRWPRLVLYLFALFALVLSACSNQTEGDAEQDGDNDSTSEEQVKITLGFYSSGSADQKMEELINKFEQAHPNIKVKTQNAPYSQFFQKLDTQIAGGTAPDVWLSDGVFVQKYAERGAAKDLTEWINNDLNKDEYYGLDFNKDADGKYWAVPQGIQIGALFYNKDMFDKAGVDYPDDSWTWDDLKEAGAKLTLDANDNDANASSFDTSTVKQFGLTFFNITEGWMPVLKSYGGGVLGDELKNSIVDSTENKEAMNWIVDGMERGILTDPADLQAFQSPMSPFPSETAAMRIGIYARVLAANETGVNYDVTVLPKGPSGERFSPVIANSWIISESASDAKAQAAWEWIKYWVTEDKVQREWAELGEAVPVKKSVANSDLFLGSGEKPENKQAFLDSFDFAGTLDVNAVWSEWVKVFGDNVNRAFLGETSVDDALEEADQEVQKVLDEFYNNQ; via the coding sequence ATGTCTAAGGTAAGATGGCCTCGGCTAGTGTTGTATTTGTTTGCTCTATTTGCTCTAGTGCTATCCGCTTGTTCTAACCAAACAGAAGGGGACGCTGAGCAAGATGGAGACAATGATTCTACTAGTGAAGAACAAGTTAAAATTACGTTAGGATTTTATTCTTCTGGAAGTGCTGATCAAAAAATGGAAGAGCTTATTAACAAATTTGAACAAGCACATCCCAACATCAAGGTGAAAACTCAAAACGCTCCTTATTCTCAATTCTTCCAAAAATTAGATACGCAAATCGCAGGTGGTACCGCTCCTGATGTCTGGTTATCAGATGGGGTGTTTGTTCAAAAGTATGCTGAACGAGGGGCTGCAAAGGATTTAACGGAATGGATCAATAATGACTTAAACAAGGACGAATATTACGGCTTAGATTTTAACAAGGATGCTGACGGTAAGTATTGGGCTGTCCCTCAGGGAATTCAAATTGGTGCCCTCTTTTATAATAAAGATATGTTTGATAAAGCAGGTGTAGACTATCCGGATGATAGTTGGACATGGGATGATTTAAAGGAAGCGGGAGCTAAGTTAACATTAGATGCTAATGATAACGATGCCAATGCTTCTTCCTTTGATACAAGTACAGTGAAACAATTTGGTCTTACATTTTTTAATATAACCGAAGGCTGGATGCCAGTATTGAAATCATATGGCGGTGGTGTCCTTGGGGATGAGTTAAAGAATTCCATTGTGGACTCTACCGAAAACAAAGAGGCTATGAACTGGATTGTAGATGGAATGGAACGAGGGATTTTAACTGATCCCGCTGATCTTCAAGCTTTCCAAAGTCCAATGTCTCCTTTTCCTAGTGAAACAGCTGCGATGAGAATTGGCATTTATGCTCGAGTACTTGCGGCAAATGAAACAGGTGTAAATTATGATGTTACCGTTCTACCAAAAGGTCCAAGTGGAGAGCGTTTCTCGCCAGTTATTGCAAACTCCTGGATTATCAGTGAGAGTGCTTCTGATGCGAAAGCACAAGCTGCTTGGGAATGGATCAAATATTGGGTAACAGAAGATAAAGTTCAAAGAGAATGGGCGGAACTTGGGGAAGCAGTTCCTGTTAAAAAGTCTGTAGCTAACTCTGATTTATTCTTAGGATCTGGTGAAAAACCTGAGAACAAGCAGGCTTTCTTAGACAGTTTTGATTTTGCAGGTACGCTTGATGTAAATGCTGTATGGTCTGAATGGGTGAAAGTAT